In Sulfurisphaera javensis, a single genomic region encodes these proteins:
- a CDS encoding DedA family protein, which yields MIYVFQGTQGYVFLLVLMIGEGLGLPIPSEIIMPLVGYYSFLNQLNLVLGIIIGTLGSLVGSVIAYIIGLKLGYPFLSKYGKYLFIDNARLMRLHNWFLKYGDIAVFSFRFVPEFRALISYPAGVAQMRIIRFLVFTVLGHSIWDVILSLLGYHYANQINYIITLAEKFGIYALAVTIILIIIYVILRIIKK from the coding sequence ATGATTTACGTATTTCAAGGTACACAAGGATATGTTTTTCTTTTAGTTTTAATGATAGGCGAAGGATTAGGTTTACCAATACCAAGTGAAATCATTATGCCGCTAGTTGGTTATTACTCTTTTTTAAATCAGTTAAACCTTGTTTTAGGAATAATAATAGGAACTTTAGGTAGCTTAGTTGGCTCAGTTATTGCATACATAATTGGTTTGAAGTTAGGATATCCATTTTTGTCAAAGTATGGAAAATATTTGTTTATAGATAATGCAAGACTTATGAGACTTCATAATTGGTTTTTGAAGTACGGAGATATTGCTGTTTTTAGTTTTAGATTTGTTCCAGAGTTTAGAGCATTAATTTCTTACCCCGCTGGAGTTGCTCAAATGAGGATAATAAGATTCTTAGTGTTTACAGTCTTGGGGCATTCAATATGGGATGTAATTTTATCTCTTCTTGGCTATCATTATGCAAACCAAATAAATTATATTATTACATTAGCTGAAAAATTTGGAATTTATGCTTTAGCAGTAACAATTATATTGATTATAATTTATGTAATTTTAAGAATAATAAAGAAATGA
- a CDS encoding DUF3834 domain-containing protein, with amino-acid sequence MLVISSVYGPVSYPIIASTMKRHDIKIVFEKSEDADVYMDAIPLLNNTDYVLVSKMLLITPKIGDKIAVWKKGSANDILLQLLVKLYKISPEIIYTEDPSEVYKLYIQGKVDSAMVTVGITKDGEYIEDLFLKKGFILPGICGAKVNRREEDFVSAYQEGIDLFKENPEETAEYVADNLPIPRPSTFIEKIMTNAKYKVERVSFDFKKFTSEIENKK; translated from the coding sequence ATGTTAGTTATCTCTTCTGTTTATGGTCCCGTATCTTATCCAATTATAGCATCAACAATGAAAAGACACGATATTAAAATAGTTTTTGAGAAAAGTGAAGATGCTGACGTTTATATGGATGCAATTCCTCTATTAAATAACACAGATTACGTTCTAGTATCTAAAATGCTTCTCATAACACCAAAAATAGGAGATAAAATAGCTGTATGGAAGAAAGGAAGTGCTAATGATATTTTACTTCAACTTTTAGTAAAGCTTTACAAAATTTCACCAGAAATAATTTACACTGAAGACCCTTCAGAAGTGTATAAGTTATATATTCAAGGAAAAGTTGATTCGGCAATGGTAACTGTTGGCATAACTAAGGACGGAGAATATATAGAGGATTTATTCTTAAAGAAAGGATTTATCTTGCCTGGAATTTGTGGGGCAAAAGTGAATAGAAGAGAAGAAGACTTTGTTTCTGCTTATCAAGAAGGAATAGACTTATTTAAAGAAAACCCAGAAGAAACAGCTGAATATGTTGCCGATAATTTACCAATACCTCGACCTTCTACCTTTATTGAGAAAATAATGACTAATGCTAAATATAAGGTAGAAAGAGTATCATTTGATTTTAAGAAATTTACTTCAGAGATAGAAAATAAAAAATAA
- a CDS encoding creatininase family protein, protein MLLIYSTRDEIKGKIPLIPIGSIEQHGPHLPMGTDSIIVEEIAKRVERSMRDKILLFPTIYYTCSLEHGNLPYFGVSYQTLFNYLLDLLEKIKDYFPLAIILNGHGGNESLLDLVRRQVNFTNSNFKVYIFSLVGKGKQYFNVNDLHAGTVESSVIKRINSDLVREEKLKEVNYEVKQGVFETITTSEANPFGIINLDGEIKINEQLGEEFIKRATEELINFINSLNF, encoded by the coding sequence ATGCTACTAATTTATTCAACAAGAGACGAGATAAAAGGGAAAATTCCACTAATTCCTATCGGAAGTATTGAACAACATGGTCCTCATTTGCCTATGGGAACAGACTCAATAATAGTTGAAGAAATTGCCAAAAGAGTAGAAAGGAGTATGAGAGATAAAATCCTACTTTTCCCTACGATTTACTATACATGCTCTCTTGAACATGGCAATTTACCGTATTTTGGTGTTTCTTATCAAACTTTATTTAACTATTTGCTCGATCTCTTAGAGAAGATAAAGGATTACTTTCCTCTTGCAATAATCTTGAACGGTCATGGAGGTAATGAGTCCTTACTTGATTTAGTAAGAAGACAAGTAAATTTCACTAACTCAAATTTTAAGGTTTACATTTTTTCTTTAGTCGGAAAAGGGAAACAATACTTTAATGTAAATGATCTTCATGCGGGGACTGTTGAGTCTTCAGTTATTAAGAGAATAAACTCAGACTTAGTTAGAGAAGAAAAACTAAAAGAAGTAAATTATGAAGTAAAGCAAGGCGTTTTTGAAACTATAACAACTTCTGAAGCAAATCCTTTTGGTATAATTAATCTTGACGGTGAAATAAAAATAAATGAACAACTGGGAGAAGAGTTTATCAAAAGGGCCACAGAAGAACTTATTAATTTCATTAACTCTCTAAACTTTTAA
- a CDS encoding winged helix-turn-helix domain-containing protein has product MLSELKIKIIKILNSYDRPVLFKDIKDQLNISTDALKRELNDLIKDEIIKRERGRFVLTQKGKELVKSLES; this is encoded by the coding sequence ATGCTTAGCGAATTAAAGATTAAGATAATTAAAATTTTGAATTCTTATGATAGACCAGTATTATTTAAAGATATAAAGGATCAGCTAAATATTTCAACAGACGCATTGAAGAGGGAACTTAATGACTTAATTAAAGATGAAATTATAAAAAGGGAAAGGGGGAGATTTGTTCTTACTCAAAAAGGGAAAGAATTAGTTAAAAGTTTAGAGAGTTAA
- a CDS encoding ABC transporter ATP-binding protein produces the protein MNCIEVNNVVKRFGNVHALDGISFSIPCGAKYALIGPNGAGKSTTLKILSGLLTPDLGEVKIKGMRPNSKEVKKILGYLPEDAMPYRTLTVLENLEYIASLRGIPNPREKALQMINIFGLQEYMHTEAGKLSRGNLQRLSLALTIIHDPEIILLDEPLNYLDIPTQELVISILKSYILSTLLVSTHIMSIATRLATHAIIINHGKVVWVGSIDDLKKMGKENEPIESIVARIMTGGIT, from the coding sequence ATGAATTGCATAGAAGTCAATAATGTTGTTAAGAGATTTGGCAATGTTCATGCTTTAGATGGGATATCGTTCTCTATTCCTTGTGGAGCTAAGTATGCTTTGATTGGACCTAATGGTGCTGGAAAGTCTACTACTCTCAAAATTTTATCTGGCTTACTCACTCCAGACTTAGGAGAAGTTAAAATAAAAGGGATGAGACCTAACTCTAAAGAAGTTAAGAAGATCTTAGGATATCTACCGGAAGATGCTATGCCTTATAGGACTCTAACTGTATTAGAAAACTTGGAATATATTGCTTCATTAAGGGGAATTCCAAATCCTAGAGAGAAAGCTTTACAAATGATTAATATCTTTGGTTTGCAAGAGTACATGCATACTGAAGCTGGTAAACTTTCAAGAGGAAATTTGCAACGATTATCTTTAGCCTTAACTATTATTCATGATCCTGAAATAATTCTACTTGATGAACCGCTTAATTATTTGGATATTCCTACTCAGGAACTAGTGATTAGCATTCTTAAGTCATATATACTTTCAACCCTTTTAGTCTCAACTCATATAATGTCTATTGCAACTAGATTGGCAACACATGCAATAATTATAAATCACGGAAAAGTAGTCTGGGTAGGAAGCATTGATGATTTAAAGAAGATGGGTAAAGAAAATGAGCCAATAGAAAGCATTGTTGCAAGAATAATGACTGGTGGAATAACATGA